In Centroberyx gerrardi isolate f3 chromosome 14, fCenGer3.hap1.cur.20231027, whole genome shotgun sequence, the genomic stretch CCGCTGCTTCCCTTCATACAAATACGTCAAGGCATCCAGTGAGAAGGACCAGCAGGGAAggggctgctgcagctgcaaccTGGAACTGGACTgtggctgctgcagctcctgccAGGACACAGCAGAACTCCTGGAGCTGGCCATGGAGATATCAGAGATCTGCTATCGCTGAGGAGTTCCCTCCGTCTTCGTCTCTGACCCTGCTGTAAAATCCAAAGGCCTGTCGTGTCCCAAACATCACAATTCTCAAAAAAAGACTGCATGATACTCAATAAACAACTTAACTCAACTCTCACTTCATTGCTCTCTTATGCTGTAAAGTCAATCGCAAATATGTTATTAATAAATCGCACGCACTACAAAGGGTTTCTTTATATCAGCCTTTTGGTGATTGCCACATGTTCTGTAGGTCTTATGACAGGCAACACCTACCACAGTTTGAAGCAGTGGTAGAGTTGCTTGTTattctaaaagaaaaaaagcccaCAGAATATTCCAGAAATGGACCAGGTGCAGAGAGATGGCAGCCTCCTAGTTTGTTGTTATGGACACACTGGTCCCACAATGCAAAGTACCCAAATGTCCACATGCAGTCCTGCCAGGAtggaagagaggacagaaggagcagagagaaggcagaggaTGATAGAAGAGGATGTGCTGGAAGAACTAGATGACTTCAATCCAGTAGTCCACATACAGAacatataggctactatgtgGCAGCTGATTAGTTTGATGTCATTACTTTTTGTATACCAGTCCCACagtgtgtaaaaatgtaaagcaaaaatataaacaattttTCTGTCAGACATCAATTCATCATCTCCGGCTTGTTCACAATGCAACAGTGAGGCTTTTAAGAGAATTTGGATCATCTTTGAGTATTTATTATTGATAATATTGAGAAGGCTACTGTATTTGGCTAATTGGAATACATTTAACTCTTAATTTTAAATTAATAGTAATCCGTATCTCTGAAAGCTGTTGACTACACTCTCCCATTTCAACTCGATCACGTTGCACCTGTTGAGCCGTGGTCACAGTCAAGTTCACTGACAGTTTTTTTGGCTTCACTCCATaaagaatgagagagtgagagagtaggCTGAAAATATGGGAGACAAATGTTCTGAAAGCATGCTTTCTAACAACTCAAGCCAGCAACAAACAGAGTTCAATCTGGTCCAAGTGAACAGAACATGGATTCGACAAAGTCAGCACTGCCAGCAGGCAGAGGGAAGGTCATCAGCTGCTAAAATGTAAGTAGGACAACACATGGAGAGAGACTAACAGTTACAAGCTTTGCATATAActatgcataaaaaaaaatgtattttgtaattcAGTTTGAGAGATTATTCTACAATATGTAATATTAAGTCATACAACTTGGCAACACAAATGGGTTTATATGTTCAGTGGCAATATAATGTATTTAACCTGTTACACAAATTAGATCACATATTCAATGATCGAACGTCATGCCTATAATTTGCCCTCTTtattaaaacatgttttcatttgtaattTGTTGACGTGAATGGGTTATAAGTTCACTAGAATGCTCCTTAGACAGGGAGAGCTGAAATACCTTTCTATTTTAGACACTGAGGTCATTCCAGTGTGAACATGCTGTTGCTTACACTGAGTTACAGTATGTGATGGCATGTTAGcagttgtttctgtctgtccctctctaaCCATACACTGCATCCAACTTTAAGATggggtatatacagtatattaattgTATGTTTTCTTTCTATTGCTTTATTGTGAATTATCCTCAGCTATGAGAGCAAGTCAGACCATGGACTCTCCTGGACAGTGGTCAGCCCCATCGTATTCACCTATAGAGTTATTCAGTGCAAAAACATACTGGATGCCAGAAATGACACACTGCTATGGGGTCATTTAGGAGATCAAGAACTCAAAGCCACGATAAGTAACTCCAAACCTGTTAAGCGTTTTGTTGTCATCGATGAGACTGTCAATCAGCTGTATGGCTCCCAAGTTACTCAGTACTTTGAGGCCAGAAAGGTTGTGCACAAGATCCTCCCTCTGCCCACCACTGAAGAGAACAAGTGTATGGCGCTAGTGACCAAGATCCTGCAGGAGGTTCATAGCTTTGGTATTGACAGGCGCTCTGAGCCTATCATAGCCATCGGTGGAGGGGTCTGTCTGGATGTGGTGGGCTTGGCGGCATCTCTCTATCGCCGGAGGACTCCTTACATTCGGGTGCCAACCACTCTGCTGTCTTACATTGATGCCAGTGTGGGGGCAAAAACGGGGGTCAACTTTGCCGGGGGCAAAAACAAGCTGGGAAGTTACGTCCCACCAGTGGCAACGTTCTTAGACCGCTCATTCGTCCAAACGCTCCCGCAGCGCCAGATCTCTAACGGGATGGCAGAGATGTTGAAGGTGCTCATCACTGCATGAACATAGAGGGCTTTTATTGTACGCCacctctggcagccatgttggaggtcctcagttcCTGGCAACAAAGACTGAacacagctgattgcatttctaaacttatGACTCGGCCCTCTAAACAGTATTGAATAGTTTGTGCTCTTTTTGACTGGAACTGATAACTTCATCActgatcgattttgtgtttGGATATAACTAGTTAGCCTAATTTAATTTGCACAATAGCTAATATATCAAGTAGATGTTAGTGTTAGTAGTTGTATGTTCACATttacatcagttgctttgcaaAATTAggctgctggctagttagctagctaacaaagccaaaaaccaacagtttgcTCAGGCTAACTGAGCTATAACTCAGAGTGTTCTGGAGTACCTCTTCAGACAATTGGATTACTTGGAACATCACTGaatggacatactgtatatctctgtTCTAACCAGGTCatatatttatacattattttgtgcacagccaatcCTTCTTTGGTCCTCCATGATGGTGCAAGCTGTGGCTGATCGAGCTGTGACctaactgcaaagcctctattggtTTCTACTAGCCAACTACCCCAAACTAGGGGCAGATTGTGATGCATGTACAGAAAGCCTCCTGCACCCATAACACCACAGAACCTCTTATGCATGTGAGTGTGATTATCACATCCCAGTCCTATGGGTAGGGACATTCTAATTCACTTTCCTTAGCATTTTGTCTCCAGCTAACCGTGTCGATCATCCCCCTGTACCTCAGATGGCTCTGATGAAGCACCGCGGTCTGTTTGAGCTGCTGGAGGCTGAGGGCAGGACGCTGCTCCAGTCCAAGCTGCAGTCCTGTGAGAGCAGCGAGCGCTCTGAACAAGAGGACAGCGCCACAGCATCCACCCGCATTGCCATAGAAACCATGCTGGAGGAGCTGGCTCCCAACCTGTGGGAGGATGATCTGGACAGGCTGGTGGATTTTGGTCACCTGATCAGCCCTGAATTAGAAATGGTCAAGAAGCagcttacatttttatttatatatatattagaagAATTGAGATACCAGGCCATGGAAAGTCTCTAAACGAGCCTATAAAGTCTGTAAACTAAAAATTAGCTCAAAACTAAATTGAACTATTATGTAAAACCTTTTAAACTAGTTATAATGtagttttaaaactttttttttaactctatctatctatctatctatctatctatctatctatctatctatctatctatctgtctgtctgtctgtttatctaatCTAAAGCATTAGTataaactttttaaactatttaaaAATAGTTAAAAACTAGTTTAGATCTAGTTTATCAAGATATTTTTTAGATAATAGATAGCCATTTATAATCAAGTTATAATGCTCTATAAGGTAAACTAATTAATTCATATCTAGCATTAATTGTGGATACAAACAGTTAAAATTTATTGATGAATTTTTGAGAGTTTCCCTTCCCACAGAAATCCATAATCTGTATATATTCCTAACCCGTCTATCTtcttcacacactcacagagcgTGTTGCCAGCGCTGCTACACGGGGAGGCGGTGAACATCGACATGTCCCTCATGGTGTATGTGGCCCAGCAGAGGGGGCTgctgacagcagaggagaaggcCCGCATCATCCAGTGCATGCTGGGCCTGCAGCTGCCTGTGTGGCACCAGGACTGCACCCTGGCCCTGGTGCAGAAGGCTCTGAGCGAGCGTCTGAAGCACTCTGCTGGTTCTCTGAGGATGCCTCTCCCCACAGGACTGGGATCTGCAGGTATGAGAACGGATCATAAaacctgtgtttgttttcagccTGTTTATCCTTTACTCACACTTACAAGTCTTAAAGAGTGACGACTTTCACATGACAATCTTTTGTTTTGAGCTTAGTAAATACAAGCAAATCACATTTTGTCTGTCATGTAATATGCTCTGACTTATTATTTATCTTTTGTCATTGATTTTATAGAAATCTTCCATGACATGAGTGAGGATATCCTCTGCAAAGCTTACTGTAAATGGACTGATGAGCTTTCTTCTtctggaaataaatgaaaacatcaaccATGACATGTGCcactttaattttatttatctatGAATATATGAACCAAGAACAATGGCTTCAGATTCCAACCTTTTGTAGCctgtaatttattatttttagaaGTTGTTGTTCATAGTTGAACAGAAAATTGCTGCAATATTCAGTTACTCTTTACAATTTtgttattccagtgtattaacttGTGAATTGACccatggaaaagtattgtaattACGCAGTAATACTCATCAGAAGTATTATAAGTACTGAATGATAACTTCTCTGATACATAATGTACCAATGAGGAGGTAACATCAGGGTAGAAGTGTGCAAacaaaatgtactaaaattacACAGTTGCAGCACCTGACATAAGTCTTGCTAAGCAATGTGTTGATTCTCACTGTTTTCTTTGCTGAAATTATGTCTCATTGAGCAAAGGCGCTAGGCTATAATATATGAGGTGATACATTACACAAGCTCAAAATAATTTAGACCAAATGtttccatactttttttttttttaccaaggtTGTTACTGAAgttgtattcattcattttttgtcCAGTAGCAAACTGGTTACCCATAATTAAGAATGATTCATGAGAACTGAAACTCTTTCTgcttttagtacattttagcaCTCATTTGTAGAGTTGGTACttacattgtgttgttacaACGTTGTGTACTTGCATTACGTACTTtcagagagaagaacagagagaacagagagaagaacagagagagagaagaacagagcaAACTATATGAACATTCAAATAAAACTTTTAATATTTCTCACAAGATAGTTTCCACATTGAGTACCAATGAGTTTGAGTTCACCAATCTGAAACCAGTGCATAACTATTGCTACATTCATCTCTCATATAAATTGTAATTATACGAACGGTAGCAACATCAGCAGAGAAAGTGTCTATATGAACCATAGGAATGAGAATGAGTAGAATAGATGTAAATTGAACCAACATGGTTCTGTATTAGTGGTTTACCCATAATGTGCCATATTTAACAGCTGGAAGATTCAGCATGACCAATCAACAATATATGATAGCTTTAAATTAAGTGCCACCACCACATTTAATGGTGATGTCCATTCTAACCACTCACATTTCAGGGTCTAGGAGATTAATCCATCAGAAAATAAGCTGATTTGGGTTCAGTTAAAGGGCAGCGGCCTGGGATCAGTGAGACCGGATGGGTCGTTCTGCAGTCCACCGAGGCTGGACTTGACCAGTTTGTGCTTTACTTGTGGCCTGATTGCCATTATTCTTAAGTTATTGCTTTATGACTGAGGCGGAAAAACACCAGTTAACAGGTGCATCAGCTAAACTGTTCATAACATTGCTACTTGCGTCTTTGCGTAATCTAAACTTCAACTTCATTTTGGCAGTCAACACTGTGAATTAcattcaggcaaaaaaaaattggtCTCAAAAAAAAGCTGAACATTCAGTAAAACATTGGGATTGTTGCCTTCGATGTAGAATTTTGACCTTtatgaaacatgaaaaacaacctACACGAAATGCATGGCTGAGACGGAGCCTTTCTTACAGTCCAGTGTTAAATCCCACATGGGTCTGAGAGGCCCATTGTGTTACTGTCAAAAGGCCCTTTCCTACTGCTTCCCTTAGGGACCCTGCAGCTCTACAGTCACTCCACAAAGCACCAAACACcaggaaaaacatcaacaacttACTGTATCAGTGTCTACGACTCCTCtaacatcaccatggtaacagaAACGACTGTAAGGCACTTCAATCAATGAACAGAAAATCACTTGGCTAGATCAGACTAATCACTACGACATTGTAAGGAGATCACCAGCTAAAATTGTCAACTGTCCCGTGAGAAAGACATGATACTGCTCTACAGGCACAACTGTAACCATTGCATAGTTCCACAGAATGGAGGCTGAGTTGTAGCAGGGCTCTCAATGTATGGCAGGTAGTTATTAACAAAGGCATATTTACACAATGTGCTACAACTGTTAGAACTGTCCAAATATACAACCACCGTACATCTTAAAGAAACTACAATCAATCATACAATAGTCTGTATGCATTTGAAAACCCAAATACAATAGTTAGTATATgcttagataaaaaaaaaggtgaacaAACCACTTTTCAATTTACGGACATCATTCCAGTGTTTTGACAATGTCATGCATTTCATACAAAATCCCATAGCAGTCTCCTTATATTCCTTGGCAATATAAATGTTCACataatggaaaaagaaaacaaaaaaaaacaacatcctGAATGCAAAATGGATTGACAGTCATGTGACACAAAGGTGTAACAAAATACAATAATTTAGGAAATGGATGGACAATATTAAAAACAAGTATTTCACTGCAACACATTTCTGAAGTATTACAATATACCGTATGTGCTGAAGCAGTAGCAGTTCTACCGGTATTACCAGTCTGACAAAACATGCTTTGCACTGCGTTCTCCTTTAACCAAAAGAGGCAACTGAGACTGAAACTAAATAGACTACAGAcaagaaaacactgaatccattCAACCTGCGTGCATTAATCACATAAAGACTTATAGAATCATATAATAATTATCAACTTTCACAGATTGAGTTTGGCATCAGGttctttatgtatgtgtgtgtgtcatagccTTTACAATTACTATTTTAAGTTTCAGATGTGATTCTAATAGTTTTTAGACTTCTGTGCTTcataaatgtttctttttagtttgtatttatttaattatttgagTTTTTCAGTGGTCGTGGCAGTGAGGAATGTATTAGTATCTGTCTGGAGCACACACTGCTAGATAAATTGGCTTTGGATGGGGTTTGTATCAATGTAGTGATAGTTGACTTTGCTCATCCATTCTCAGAGGATTGTTGTGCTACTTCTCTCTCATTATAGCACAGATCAAAAGACTAAAACTAGACATTATTGTTGGTTTTGTATTTCAttgtttcttattttatttgaataattTGGAAACTTAGCTTcagtttagattttttttttttcacgcacttcatgtttgttttctttttaatgcctagttttaattttgattttagTTTTGGTCATCTTTAATAAACTTGGCAAGGGGAATGTGAACATAAAGTCATGTCTACATGGATACGTAAATAAGATCAAATCTACAAAAATGATCAATATTTGTCGATGGAGAAATTTCAACCGGaaattgactgactgacagagactCAGCTAACAGCCAAAATATGTGCATGGCAAATACAACAGCGATGCATACACATCTTAATAAGGCATTGGCACATTCAAGTTCAATCTAAGACACAAGGAGTGTAAAGCACTATAGTAATAAATAGATTTATTATCTCTTCTATTATTGCTAGTGATTTAAAAAGCAGTGTTTATCGCACCACAAAATATCTATTTCTGACCATGATTTCTAACTTCCCTAGATTCTTTGGAatcaaaagaaataaacacaatctAGCCTCTATCCCAAGATAAAtgcatattttaaaatataaaaacgTCTATTTTTTTAACTCATTGTCATCAAAATATTGATTAAACCAAAAAATTTACTTTAAAATCAGTCCTTGAAATTAAGGTTCAGGGCTTGAAAAGatatcacaaaaaaacacatgaatggaAAAGATTAAATATATGTAAacacaggggggaaaaaacaaaacaaaaacacaacaaaccgACAAATAACATGAAGAAGAGAAAGGACATCCCAGCAGCTGAGGATGTGTTAGCTACTGACAGGGATACTTGCAgcagggtggagggaggaagatgcAGGCGGGGGTTTTCCAGTAGGGGATGCTAACAGCCCGGCTCGTTCTCATCCATGCTTATGCTGCTCTTGCGGCTGCTGTCCTTTGAGGCGTCCGGGGAGACAGACGAGAGCAAAGGGTCTCCCCCTCTCACCGGTGACAAGGTGTCCTCCATTAGGACGTCGTTGAGTTTGGATGCGACCTTGCCGTGAGCGGCGTAGTGACCCGGGTTGCCCTGGCCCTCGGGGAAATTCGAGTGGCCTTCGCTGAGCTCCAGGCCGGCGGGCTGAGCCGGGTCTGCGGGGCAGGCGGGGTGGTGCTGGTGCTGCGAGTGCAGGGGGTACAGGTCCCGGTGACAGTCGCCCAGAGCCGACTCCTGCTTGATGGACCGGGCCGCAAGCTCGGCGGAGCACAGCGCTGAAGATGCAATGGCCAGGCCGTGAGCACGGGCCTGCATCTCCAACTCCTGCAGCACACAGACAGGGACACAGAGAACAAATTagaacaaattaacaaaactcCATTTACCCATTTCCTTGGCATTTTGACAAAGCTCCATCAGAATTATTAAAGTTGTGGATTTTTcagtagtttttatttttatgtagtttaaaaaaaaaaaatccagtttagttttagtatttttggtaggggTGCGACATGAAATGCCCGAGCTCTAATCGCTGGGGGGACGGATCACCATCTTGCTACACTGGCTCTATGGCTATTGTCATGGATCACTATCTTGCTATGCTGGCACCAGGATGAAGAGCTTCACAGATCACAATCTTGCTTCACTATCTTGCTATACTGGCCCTATGGCTACCGTCATGGATCACTATCTTGCTACGCTGCAACAGCATCGATTACACATCAAAGCCGCAGGACaggtattttgtatatgtttgcaacaggtaCTGTTtcatacaaacaataaatcctaaattcttaaaaaaaaaaaatatttacatacatttttcaataCATCCTGAACTAAATTAAAGTTGGGACCACTTCAAAATTCACTCtcttttttaccctgcacataaacaaaaagacgaaaactaaaaacattagttttacaagtagacaagatTTTCTTttgttaagttttttttttcccacaatcTTGTGTTTACTTTTATTTCAGGTTATGACAATGTTTTTGAACACCTTAGTTTTCGTCGTTTCCTTTTAGTTTACAATAATAACCTTGAACTCCATATTCGAAACTCTGCTTTCCAGTTCCTAGGCTTAATGACAGTTTGTTACCTGTATCCTCAACATCAAATGTCGATTGGCATGCTCGAGCTTCTTCTGGCGGTTCTCCAGCTCCTTGGCCCTCTGTTGTTCCCGCTGCAGCTTCCTGATGTAGTCCACTGACGCCTTGAGGATGGTGCCTTTGTTCCAGCGCATGTCCCTGAACGCCACACAGGAGCCGTTAGCCTCAGATCCTAAACTGCTGCTGTTACATCAGACAACTGTCTCAACTCAGCAAATATATGAAGGGTTTACATTGCTTGACAGCAAACTGACTGTTTATGGTAGTTATTAAATATGGCACATCTTGGAGTTTAATCAAGTAAATGTTTATAACTTACGGGTCATTTGACTTTGGAATTAAGGTTCCCAATTCCTTGATTCGATCATTGATGTTAAACCGTCTTCGTCTCTCAACTAcggaagaaaaataagagaaaaataagaaacaatTGTGCAAAAATCACAATCATGCATAGTCTACACTATGTGCAATGTTCAAAATCATTCGTAACTAATGCAACTGCATGGAGTATCTTAAGTTCAGTATTCAGCTCTCCCTGGAGGAAATCTGTTTCAAATCAAGACAAATGTCTGTAAAACATAAACTACTAAATATTGAGGAAGTGaatacattaaaacaaaaatgtaaactgtaatataaataataactcAATATAACTCAAATATGACATATCTACAAGTATACCCAGAAGTTTGTTATTTATCATCTGAAATTAAAGGAGTTGCATTGTTTTATATCAATATCATTCACAAAGTTAAGTCACCAAttaatgtttcatgttttaaaatgaTATTTTCTTCACTGCAGCACAAAGCCCTTCCAAATTAAGTGAATGACAAAGTTGTAGAGTAGAGCTGCATGAAAGTTATTTTCTCAATCATCCCAGGCTAGAAAAAAACACTAGAAATTAACTTAAGGCCATCTCAAGAAATTAGCTGACTTAACTCCATTTGATAGTTTGTTTTGATTCTATTTTATAGTGtaatacaaatatatacaaatatatgagATGACACTTTGGTGACCATAACACCCAAATATTTTCAAACATACCCATTTCAGGCATTATCGTATCATATAAATGTGCAATTAAAACTCACTCAAGTTGTGGTTATCCTTCTTCTGCCTTTCCTTTGCCATGGCTCTGACTTCAGACTCTGAAAAAAGACACTTTGAATTATCAATATGCAGCTTAACAATACAGTGTAAGTATGAAAATGTGTAACAACTAATATTTTGAAGCTAAATAACCAGACATACCTACAGGAAACCCTTCAGGCCTTTGATAGTTGTCAAATTTGCCACAGGATCCAGACTTGTCCAGCATGTGCATGATGGCCGGGGATTGCGAAACTATGTGATAAATAATGTtttcaatataaaaatgtacagAATAGatacaaatatatgaaaaaataatCATTTGTCATGTTATGATCATCAAACTATTCAGTTAATCCTCTCATGCTGGCTGTGGCCAACTAGAGAGGTTTATACAGGATTACAAAAACTGGACTAATTATAAAATGCTACAGTCTAGGCTACACAAAGGCCTGGAGAGTAGAATTTTATAGCTAATGTTTGAACCTGGATGTTTTCCATGCAACATGGCAAACTGAATGGACATGGCATTTATTCTTCTCAGGTCACAGGTCAGTGAACTTTTGCCACATTATGTGT encodes the following:
- the LOC139908061 gene encoding 2-epi-5-epi-valiolone synthase-like — its product is MLSNNSSQQQTEFNLVQVNRTWIRQSQHCQQAEGRSSAAKIYESKSDHGLSWTVVSPIVFTYRVIQCKNILDARNDTLLWGHLGDQELKATISNSKPVKRFVVIDETVNQLYGSQVTQYFEARKVVHKILPLPTTEENKCMALVTKILQEVHSFGIDRRSEPIIAIGGGVCLDVVGLAASLYRRRTPYIRVPTTLLSYIDASVGAKTGVNFAGGKNKLGSYVPPVATFLDRSFVQTLPQRQISNGMAEMLKMALMKHRGLFELLEAEGRTLLQSKLQSCESSERSEQEDSATASTRIAIETMLEELAPNLWEDDLDRLVDFGHLISPELEMSVLPALLHGEAVNIDMSLMVYVAQQRGLLTAEEKARIIQCMLGLQLPVWHQDCTLALVQKALSERLKHSAGSLRMPLPTGLGSAEIFHDMSEDILCKAYCKWTDELSSSGNK
- the LOC139908066 gene encoding microphthalmia-associated transcription factor-like isoform X2, with the protein product MTSRILLRQQLMREQLQEQERREQQRQQASQFPQTATAQTPAINVSVPPSLPPAAQVPVEVLKVQTHLENPTKYHIQQSQQQQVKRYLGKLGSQVVSLPCPNQSSDHGGMPPGPGNSAPNSPMALLTLNSNCEKEVREMDDVIDDIISLESSYSDDILGLMDPGLQMASTVCIPANLMDMYGNQGLPPQSLAISNSCPANLPNIKREFSESEVRAMAKERQKKDNHNLIERRRRFNINDRIKELGTLIPKSNDPDMRWNKGTILKASVDYIRKLQREQQRAKELENRQKKLEHANRHLMLRIQELEMQARAHGLAIASSALCSAELAARSIKQESALGDCHRDLYPLHSQHQHHPACPADPAQPAGLELSEGHSNFPEGQGNPGHYAAHGKVASKLNDVLMEDTLSPVRGGDPLLSSVSPDASKDSSRKSSISMDENEPGC
- the LOC139908066 gene encoding microphthalmia-associated transcription factor-like isoform X4; protein product: MLEMLGYYPHQVQTHLENPTKYHIQQSQQQQVKRYLGKLGSQVVSLPCPNQSSDHGGMPPGPGNSAPNSPMALLTLNSNCEKEMDDVIDDIISLESSYSDDILGLMDPGLQMASTVCIPANLMDMYGNQGLPPQSLAISNSCPANLPNIKREFSESEVRAMAKERQKKDNHNLIERRRRFNINDRIKELGTLIPKSNDPDMRWNKGTILKASVDYIRKLQREQQRAKELENRQKKLEHANRHLMLRIQELEMQARAHGLAIASSALCSAELAARSIKQESALGDCHRDLYPLHSQHQHHPACPADPAQPAGLELSEGHSNFPEGQGNPGHYAAHGKVASKLNDVLMEDTLSPVRGGDPLLSSVSPDASKDSSRKSSISMDENEPGC
- the LOC139908066 gene encoding microphthalmia-associated transcription factor-like isoform X3 yields the protein MLEMLGYYPHQVQTHLENPTKYHIQQSQQQQVKRYLGKLGSQVVSLPCPNQSSDHGGMPPGPGNSAPNSPMALLTLNSNCEKEMDDVIDDIISLESSYSDDILGLMDPGLQMASTVCIPANLMDMYGNQGLPPQSLAISNSCPANLPNIKREFSVSQSPAIMHMLDKSGSCGKFDNYQRPEGFPVESEVRAMAKERQKKDNHNLIERRRRFNINDRIKELGTLIPKSNDPDMRWNKGTILKASVDYIRKLQREQQRAKELENRQKKLEHANRHLMLRIQELEMQARAHGLAIASSALCSAELAARSIKQESALGDCHRDLYPLHSQHQHHPACPADPAQPAGLELSEGHSNFPEGQGNPGHYAAHGKVASKLNDVLMEDTLSPVRGGDPLLSSVSPDASKDSSRKSSISMDENEPGC